A single region of the Leishmania donovani BPK282A1 complete genome, chromosome 19 genome encodes:
- a CDS encoding kinesin, putative, which yields MNGDGASSTGTTLSASTASHRLLLGNETSATKVFVRVRPFSAAERGKGDAEPMTIVTVSDEHPSHITTLDPSKGYQPKATYVFDRCFNSATACVAEEAQRLLLGNGKDMGMAPTALTALEEVSAEGSINPILLECLKRDQAAVYGHVGRPVLLNALAGYNGCVFAYGQTGSGKTYTMMGPPGVFGATFGGAPAQVRTVAPAKKFRRAATAYNSQLRWTPEASSDDVMDSRFQSFLSVTPRAHVRTPCSGGHMDTMSMAGDAPLPMDCSLSVSSDVLLQRSRRGSRRDSNALCLGEEENLQGIVPRLVRELFAELHQKREQDSSHSFRVEVEYYEIYREKVMDLLSSSSAAAAGANGSGSVELRVRHSKSAGPYVENLTKKHVDDEGEVFRLLRHGNLRRHTASTAINDRSSRSHAIFVLHLVQMRISDDDSASAKVSSKVNLVDLAGSERTGAHSVEGDQFKEGVVINSSLTVLGRVIDALADKSSGKRNVFCPYRDSVLTWLLMDSLGGNSKTTMVATVSPHSSNFDEACQTLRYASRAKQIVTKVVVNEDPQVRQIKLLTAEVQRLKARLSAEGKAVDNDDDVEVLQERIAALEEELNETRNQLDQKSSELAAICASRHTSSTLPSTLKAGNAGAAGTAKELAKARSDVRRLEAENLLHLQTEQELRDTMERLKTLERKYGQLLSESKEAQETVKKRDREIQEKDRRISELQHQLQQQAAQMQADSPLTSNPSALSPRSVWGKSGETVSTATAAGIPPMALTVNANESGKAAGKKTKKAKAGAASASTAAAPPGSPQRRESEWLNEISRIRAQFEEDKKQLVTQMQERNDAFRKSQLEVKRLKSELKSEQDALRTVEKSLHDQHAEATRRLQEEVQELKRALKDERRNNKDLRQSLTAPEEVQPPFSYAYVAQTVYDEERWRGDVQQQEASAWQHVMQVWQLSQVEAAKMAAVEQQHAAQLAALSEAHRTSESIVSTIRQELEEMRAVQEKANALRERISELEDAATQQREREKHLREQVSDLEGQLCQEQERGKTALQRLEAELKDQRRAVATAEEAAASLKAAHAGEKQQAESAMRAEQEQHATAVASLQAQIRQAEDKLHNSEEAHRAQVRRGLEQASEHEAALAMLRSQLESSKKAAATAEEVHRGERVALEQRLKQQEEAFASRASVLEQELAAARMQLDRDSRASAKALSELEEQLTAAQAAHNASAEALRLKVERAMAQAADHEKAAQLLRRDLDTERAAAQTAAQEHAALAANLAEELQTQRKQREEISASLTQQLAELQSRLAVAEETRRTERKRAADAAAAQETVLAGLRAELESVQAAHTAAAQAHEEQLREVRGTQARLTQEAQSNADSLAAQVMELQTRLAAAGRDSENALRKLTEEMEAIRTQLHKSEEARRHQIQRSIERAAQHDAALAELRQQVAEEQAAKAAAAKRHKEELLKAEDKFSAHHLETSETISALKQQLEQAHHSAQQREADAAALQQILQRELDCTRAELEASEKARAAHIQRSVEKAAAHEQTEAKLRAEISCLAAKADATDAAHSTWVAELQERLHEQQCAAAAQLADATAALESERAKAQHASEDHKKVLAAALDKVASLQAALAKSEEAERVQAQRLVEQSAAHDSAIQAARRDLQRQQAEAADTAAAHAEELRGWEARWQQQAASSKVEIESIRQEAEAQRRAEVDAAVKAHTSAVDALEATLNEMRIRLGEVEASRTAEAVRREQQASEHAKAVSALQAELQGAHQASAAAAAAHKAAVEQLNDVIAEQQRAKIEEVAAIKQKLLETQRKLTRSEEARRRGVTERAEVATAHTQSLDALRRSMEAEHQQKLDALTATKARELEAVQMQLDEQRVVAQQLQRDLRDTRRQVQQLVETQNYVGKQVEAEKQANAELRRNLADTAAQQAASAAAATELEATLEQAKASLTQLVAEKTAVSTELTRAIETAESTRAHLADVEKISQQRHEELEAQGSALANAVATVEQLRAEVSALHSKCADMEKARAALIEQHEEALVAQQVDTVTEMETQFRAMEREREALVSKARQTEEALRSVVEKQGKQLQQLREDLEFRASLDLCEAEVVERDSAAGAVGSSAGLALAGSGTGVATSTNTSFSGASGSAAVVGGGGFSTILSSLFSRRNSTAAPSSSPAPLGSGIGTDGAHGLPHPLPRPFSNDRGTATTPLRRNASGNLYSMSAYRPSSMMPSSLLFGKSNPAGTVAMGTSAGVSPASRTPVQDAVIPPHTSEQESTLPTRLGSRAPNIALGRK from the coding sequence ATgaacggcgacggcgcatcgTCCACGGGCACGACGCTATCCGCGTCGACAGCGTCGCACAGGCTACTCCTCGGCAATGAAACCAGTGCAACAAaggtgtttgtgcgcgtgcgccccTTCAGCGCGGCCGAGCGCGGCAAAGGCGATGCCGAGCCAATGACGATCGTCACCGTCAGCGACGAGCATCCGTCGCACATTACCACGCTAGACCCGAGCAAAGGCTACCAGCCGAAGGCGACGTATGTGTTCGATCGCTGCTTCAACAGCGCCACCGCTTGTGTGGCcgaagaggcgcagcggctttTGTTGGGCAATGGCAAGGACATGGGCATGGCGCCGACCGCCTTGAcagcgctggaggaggtcaGTGCAGAGGGCTCAATCAACCCCATCTTGCTAGAATGTCTCAAACGTGATCAGGCCGCCGTCTACGGCCATGTCGGGCGGCCGGTGCTGCTCAACGCACTAGCCGGCTACAATGGCTGCGTCTTCGCCTACGGTCAGACCGGCAGCGGAAAGACGTACACAATGATGGGGCCGCCAGGAGTGTTTGGTGCAACCTTCGGTGGCGCGCCTGCACAGGTGAGGACCGTGGCCCCCGCCAAGAAATtccgccgcgctgccaccgcgtaCAACAGCCAGCTGCGCTGGACGCCGGAAGCGAGTTCCGACGATGTTATGGACTCGCGCTTCCAGTCCTTTCTCTCCGTGACGCCtcgcgcgcatgtgcgtaCACCCTGCAGTGGCGGCCACATGGACACCATGTCGATGGCGGGGGATGCACCCTTGCCGATGGATTGCAGCCTGTCAGTGAGCTcggatgtgctgctgcagcggtcccgacgcggcagccgccgcgacagCAACGCTCTCTGCctgggagaggaggagaacctTCAAGGCATCGTGCCGCGTCTTGTGCGAGAGCTTTTCGCGGAGCTGCACCAGAAGCGCGAGCAGGACAGCAGCCACTCCTTCCGCGTCGAGGTGGAGTACTATGAGATCTACCGCGAGAAAGTCATGGAcctcctcagcagcagcagcgccgccgccgccggcgccaacggcagcggcagcgtaGAGCTGCGCGTGCGACACAGCAAGTCTGCTGGCCCGTATGTAGAAAATTTGACAAAGAAGCACGTGGACGATGAGGGAGAAGTCTTTCGGCTCCTGCGGCACGGCAACCTGCGCCGGCACACAGCCTCGACGGCGATAAATGATCGAAGTAGTCGCAGTCACGCCATCTTCGTGCTGCACCTCGTGCAGATGCGCATCtccgacgacgacagcgcctccgcgAAGGTGTCGAGTAAGGTCAACCTCGTCGACCTTGCCGGGTCGGAGCGGACGGGAGCGCACAGCGTGGAGGGGGACCAGTTCAAGGAGGGCGTCGTGATCAACTCATCCCTGACGGTTCTCGGCCGCGTCATTGACGCTCTTGCCGACAAGTCGTCAGGCAAGCGCAACGTCTTCTGCCCGTACCGCGACTCTGTTCTCACGTGGCTGCTCATGGACTCGCTCGGCGGGAACAGCAAGACGACCATGGTGGCGACAGTGTCTCCGCACTCATCCAACTTCGATGAGGCGTGCCAGACGCTGCGGTACGCAAGTCGGGCGAAGCAGATTGTCACTAAGGTGGTCGTCAACGAGGACCCGCAGGTGCGGCAGATCAAGCTGCTCACCGCCGAGGTGCAGCGACTCAAGGCGCGGTTGAGCGCTGAGGGCAAGGCCGTGGACAACGATGACGACGTCGAGGTCCTGCAAGAGCGCATTGCTGCATTGGAGGAGGAGTTGAACGAAACGCGCAACCAGCTGGATCAGAAGTCGAGCGAGCTTGCGGCTATCTGCGCCTCCCGGCACACCTCGTCGACGCTGCCCTCGACGCTCAAGGCGGgcaacgccggcgctgcgggcacGGCGAAGGAGCTGGCGAAGGCCAGGTCGGACGTGCGCCGCTTGGAGGCTGAGAATTTGCTGCATCTGCAGACCGAGCAGGAGCTGCGAGACACGATGGAGCGTCTCAAGACACTGGAGAGAAAGTACGGACAGCTGCTCAGTGAATCCAAGGAGGCGCAAGAGACTGTCAAGAAGCGGGACAGGGAGATTCAGGAAAAGGATAGGCGCATCAGTGAGTTGCAgcatcagctgcagcagcaggctgcTCAGATGCAGGCCGACTCGCCGCTCACATCCAACCCCAGCGCCTTGTCACCACGGTCAGTCTGGGGGAAGTCCGGCGAGACGGTGTCTACAgcgaccgccgccggcatACCACCGATGGCCCTCACAGTGAACGCGAATGAGTCTGGCAAGGCTGCTGGGAAGAAGACAAAGAAAGCGAaggccggcgccgcgtcagcgtcgaccgccgcagcgccgccggggtctccgcagcgtcgcgagTCAGAATGGCTCAATGAGATTTCACGGATTCGGGCGCAGTTCGAGGAGGACAAGAAGCAGCTTGTGACGCAGATGCAGGAGCGCAACGACGCCTTTCGCAAGAGTCAGCTTGAGGTGAAGCGGCTAAAGAGCGAGCTGAAAAGTGAGCaggacgcgctgcgcacggtAGAGAAGAGCCTGCACGACCAGCATGCCGAGGCAACGCGacggctgcaggaggaggtgcaggagctgaagcgcgcACTCAAGGACGAGCGCCGGAACAACAAGGATCTGCGTCAGTCGCTTACGGCCCCGGAAGAGGTGCAACCGCCGTTCTCGTATGCATATGTGGCTCAGACTGTTTACGACGAAGAGAGGTGGCGCGGTGACGTGCAACAGCAGGAGGCATCGGCGTGGCAGCACGTGATGCAGGTCTGGCAGCTCTCTCAAGTGGAAGCGGCGAAGATGGCCgccgtggagcagcagcacgctgcACAGCTCGCAGCGTTGTCGGAGGCTCACAGGACGAGCGAAAGCATCGTCAGCACCATACGtcaggagctggaggagatgcgcgcCGTGCAGGAGAAGGCTAACGCGCTGCGCGAACGCATCTCCGAGCTTGAGGAtgcagcgacgcagcagagggagagggagaagcaccTACGAGAGCAGGTTTCCGATCTAGAAGGACAGCTATGCCAAGAGCAGGAGCGCGGCAAGACTGCCTTGCAGCGCCTGGAAGCGGAGCTGAAGGATCAGAGGCGCGCTGTAGCCActgcggaggaggccgcGGCCTCCTTGAAGGCCGCGCACGCTGGAGAAAAGCAGCAGGCGGAATCTGCGATGAGAGCGGAACAGGAGCAACATGCCACAGCTGTGGCATCACTGCAGGCACAGATCCGACAGGCAGAGGATAAATTGCACAACTCCGAAGAAGCGCATAGagcgcaggtgcggcgggGGCTTGAGCAGGCAAGCGAGCATGAGGCCGCTCTCGCGATGCTGCGGTCGCAGCTCGAGTCGAGCAAAAAGGCTGCCGCTACTGCGGAAGAAGTTCATCGAGGTGAACGGGTGGCGTTGGAGCAGAGGCTCAAGCAGCAAGAGGAAGCGTTCGCCTCTCGTGCTTCTGTCCTTgagcaggagctggcggcggctcgcATGCAACTCGACCGGGATAGTCGTGCATCTGCCAAGGCGCTCTCGGAGCTGGAAGAGCAGCtcacagcggcgcaggcggcgcacaaCGCGTCCGCCGAGGCCCTTCGACTCAAGGTTGAGCGCGCCATGGCACAGGCCGCCGACcacgagaaggcggcgcagctgcttcgcagAGACCTGGACacggagagagcggcggcgcagaccGCAGCGCAGGAGCATGCCGCTCTTGCGGCAAACCTagcagaggagctgcagacgCAGCGGAAGCAACGCGAGGAAATCAGCGCCTCTCTCACACAGCAactggcggagctgcagtcGAGACTGGCGGTCGCCGAGGAAACGCGCCGCACGGAGCGCAagcgcgctgccgacgcggcagcggctcagGAGACCGTTCTGGCCGGCCTCCGCGCTGAGCTCGAGTCGGTGCAGGCAGCCCacaccgccgcggcacaggcacatgaagagcagctgcgcgaggtgcgTGGTACACAGGCGCGCCTTACACAAGAAGCGCAGTCGAATGCCGATTCTCTGGCCGCTCAGGTGATGGAGCTGCAAACTCGCTTGGCTGCCGCGGGGAGGGATTCCGAGAATGCACTGAGAAAGCTCacggaggagatggaggcgatTCGCACCCAGCTCCACAAGTCAGAAGAGGCGCGTCGGCACCAGATCCAGCGATCCATTGAGCGGGCTGCGCAGCATGACGCCGCgttggcggagctgcggcaacAAGTGGCAGAGGAGCAGGCTGCcaaggcagctgcagcgaagAGACACAAAGAGGAGCTGCTCAAGGCCGAGGACAAGTTTTCGGCGCATCATCTGGAAACCTCGGAAACCATCAGCGCTCTCAAGCAGCAGCTCGAGCAGGCCCACCACAGTGCACAGCAACGCGAGGCcgatgcggcagcgctgcagcagatcCTTCAGCGTGAGTTGGACTGCACGAGAGCCGAACTGGAGGCCTCTGAGAAAGCTCGAGCGGCGCATATTCAACGGAGCGTCGaaaaggcggcagcgcacgagCAGACGGAGGCCAAGCTTCGGGCGGAGATTTCCTGCTTGGCAGCAAAAGCCGATGCGACAGACGCGGCGCACTCGACCTGGGTGGCAGAGTTGCAAGAGCGCCTTcacgagcagcagtgcgcagccgcagcgcagctggccGATGCGACCGCAGCGCTGGAAAGCGAAAGGGCGAAGGCCCAGCATGCGTCGGAAGACCACAAAAAGGttctcgccgctgccctcgaCAAGGTTGCCtcgctgcaggcggcgctcgccAAGTCTGAAGAAGCCGAAAGGGTGCAGGCTCAGCGCTTAGTCGAGCAGTCCGCGGCGCACGATAGCGCGATTCAGGCTGCAAGGCGGGATTTGCAACGTcagcaggcggaggcggccgacacagctgcggcgcacgcggaggagctgcgcgggTGGGAGGCCAGGTGGCAACAACAGGCCGCATCGAGCAAAGTCGAGATAGAGTCCATTCGCCAGGAGGCTGaagcgcagcgacgcgctgAAGTGGACGCCGCGGTGAAGGCGCACACGTCTGCCGTAGACGCCCTGGAAGCCACCCTCAACGAGATGCGCATTCGGCTcggcgaggtggaggcgtCACGCACCGCGGAAGCGGTGCGCCGTGAGCAGCAGGCCAGTGAGCACGCCAAAGCTGTGTCTGCACTGCAAGCTGAGCTGCAAGGTGCTCACCAAGCgagtgccgcagcggcagccgcgcacaaGGCTGCCGTTGAACAGCTCAACGACGTCATTGCAGAGCAGCAACGGGCCAAGATTGAGGAGGTCGCCGCCATCAAACAGAAGCTACTGGAGACTCAGAGGAAGCTTACCAGAtcagaggaggcgaggagacGAGGGGTTACAGAAAGAGCTgaggtggcgacggcgcacacCCAGTCACTTGACGCGCTCCGTCGCTCCATGGAAGCTGAGCATCAACAGAAACTGGATGCCCTCACGGCGACCAAGGCAAGAGaactggaggcggtgcagatgCAGCTCGACGAGCAGAGGGTCGTCGCACAACAGCTCCAGAGGGACCTCCGAGACACTCGTCGTCAGGTACAGCAGTTGGTGGAGACCCAGAACTACGTAGGCAAGCAAGTGGAGGCGGAAAAACAGGCGAACGCCGAACTCCGCCGTAACTTGGCAgacaccgcggcgcagcaggcggctagcgcggcagctgccacggagctggaggcgacgTTGGAGCAGGCAAAGGCTTCCCTTACGCAGCTCGTcgcggagaagacggcggtgTCGACGGAGCTCACCCGGGCCATCGAGACGGCGGAGAGCACCCGTGCTCACCTTGCAGACGTGGAGAAAAtatcgcagcagcgccacgaagagctggaggcgcagggATCTGCCCTTGCCAACGCCGTCGCGAcagtggagcagctgcgggcaGAGGTATCTGCGTTGCACTCGAAGTGCGCAGACATGGAGAAGGCGCGGGCTGCTCTCATCGAGCAGCATGAGGAGGCGCtagtggcgcagcaggtaGACACCGTCACGGAAATGGAGACGCAGTTCCGGGCGATGGAACGTGAACGCGAGGCGCTGGTGAGCAAGGCGCGGCAGacagaggaggcgctgcgcagcgtcgtcgagAAGCAGGGGAAGCAacttcagcagctgcgcgaagACCTGGAGTTTCGCGCCAGTCTGGATCTGTGTGAGGCTGAAGTTGTGGAacgcgacagcgccgccggtgccgtcggCAGCTCAGCCGGGCTCGCTCTCGCCGGCAGTGGGACAGGCGTCGCTACTTCGACCAATACCTCCTTTTCGGGCGCCAgcggctccgctgccgtggtcggcggcggtggcttcAGCACCATTTTGAGCTCGCTCTTCTCGCGCCGCAACAgcactgcggcgccgtccagCTCCCCCGCACCCCTTGGCAGTGGCATCGGGACTGACGGTGCTCACGGCCTTCCAcacccgctgccgcgtccCTTCTCGAACGATCGTGGCACCGCTACGACGCCGCTTCGGCGCAACGCTAGCGGCAACCTATATAGCATGAGCGCATACCGCCCTTCCTCCATGATGCCGTCGTCGCTCCTCTTCGGAAAGAGCAACCCCGCTGGGACGGTGGCGATGGGTACTAGTGCTGGGGTATCACCTGCGTCGCGCACCCCCGTGCAAGATGCGGTCATTCCGCCTCATACAAGTGAACAAGAGTCGACACTGCCCACGCGGCTGGGCAGCCGCGCTCCGAACATCGCGCTGGGCCGGAAGTAA
- a CDS encoding kinesin, putative, producing the protein MLAPTSARSTSRRASFAEPLSGRRTSSSARSARPILVSVPRSQRSDSISATPTRYRSEASISARQMRSEFYESPATTKANAMKVYIRVRPFSEREIAQKVAPHSTVRIDAENPSVITILEPARAFRPLSTHIFNRCFWSVFENAKDGTESDQSDIRNGVDTFLNGGMNSARRSRAQSLVTGQPVVNSVRRGTGAGLEPEGMETVGEAAAYDGAGSAPVMVDANVSHPPYAGQDQVYMHVGKPIVGNTLDGYNGCVFAYGQTGSGKTFTMLGYAPS; encoded by the coding sequence atgCTCGCGCCCACTTCTGCTCGTAGCACgtcgcggcgcgccagctTCGCTGAGCCGCTGTCGGGCCGCCGCACGAGCTCGTCGGCGCGCAGTGCCCGCCCCATCCTGGTCTCGGTCCCCCGCAGCCAACGGAGTGATTCGATTAGTGCCACGCCAACGCGCTACCGCAGCGAGGCGTCGATCAGTGCCCGCCAGATGCGCAGTGAGTTTTATGAGTCCCCTGCAACCACGAAGGCAAACGCCATGAAGGTGTACATCCGTGTCCGCCCCTTCAGTGAGCGTGAAATCGCACAAAAGGTGGCGCCGCACAGCACCGTGCGCATCGACGCCGAGAACCCGAGCGTTATCACAATCCTCGAGCCGGCGCGCGCTTTTCGCCCACTGTCCACCCACATCTTCAACCGCTGCTTCTGGTCCGTCTTTGAGAACGCTAAGGACGGCACGGAGAGCGATCAGTCGGACATACGCAACGGCGTCGACACCTTCCTCAACGGTGGCATGAACTccgctcgccgctctcgcgcGCAGTCGCTGGTAACGGGGCAGCCGGTGGTGAATTCCGTCCgacgcggcaccggcgcaggGCTGGAGCCCGAAGGAATGGAAACCGTTGGCGAGGCCGCGGCctacgacggcgccggctccGCGCCAGTGATGGTTGACGCCAATGTGAGCCACCCTCCGTACGCGGGGCAGGACCAAGTGTACATGCACGTCGGCAAGCCCATCGTGGGCAACACCCTCGACGGATACAACGGGTGCGTGTTCGCCTACGGGCAgacgggcagcggcaagacCTTCACGATGCTCGGCTACGCGCCGAGC